The DNA region AACCAATTAAGATGAGTTATACAGAACTTATGAAAGAATATATTGAAAATAATGAATAAAAAATTTTAATAAATGGTTTGAAAATGTAACTTCATTAAACCAATATTAAAACAACAAAGGTATAATATATCAACTGATATAAAAAAGTGGGTGATGTGTATGAAAAAGTTAGTTTATACTTTGAGTATAATATTCTTATTGGTTGGGTTGATACCTTTTATAACAAATTCATTTATACTTTCTAATATTTCTAATGATCAAATACAGCAAAATACGATATCTAATCTTGAAGCTATAAAAACTATAAAGAAAAATCAAATAGAAACATATTTTGAAGAAAGAGAAGGAGATTTGAAAGTATTTTCAGAGAATGATTTTGTTATTAATGCCCTTTTAGAGTTTAAAGAAAATTTTAAAAATTATGGTATAGATTCGCAAGAGTGGAAAGACTCAGAAAAGAAATTTGGAGAATATTTTAGTAAATATCTTGAAGAATATAATTATTATGATATCTTTTTGATATCTGAAAATGGAGATATAGTTTATACAGTAACAAAAGAAACTGATTTCGGTAAAAATGTTGAAGATTATATTATAAAAAATACTGGATTAAACAAAGTTTTTTATGGTTCTTTTAATGGCTTTTCAATTATTGATTTTGAATGGTATGATATTTCAAATGAACCAGCTATGTTTATTGCTGTCCCTATTAAAATCGATGGTAATTTTGAAGGGTCTGTGGTATTTCAAATAAGTTTAAAAGCTATAAACCATATTATGCAAGAAAGAACGGGAATGGGTGAAACAGGTGAGACTTATTTAGTTGGTTCTGATAATCTTTTAAGATCTGATTCATATTTAAAACCAGATACTTATAATGTTAAAAATTCATTTGAAAACCCAGATAAGATAAATATTAAAACAGATGCTTCTAAAAATGCATTGAATGGACAAAATGAAACAAAAATTATAATGGATTATCTCGGAAATGAAGTTTTATCTTCTTATTCGTCTGTTAATGTATTAGGACTTAATTGGGCCATAATAGCTGAAATTGATACTCAAGAAGCTTTTAAATCTATAAATACTATAAATTTTATTACATATACAATTCTTGGATTAGGGTTTGTGATTATATTGATAGTAGCAATATTTATATCTAAAAGTATAACAAAACCTATTGAATATGTTGCTGATGCTATGCTTAAAAGAGATTTAACACATAAAATTCCTGAAAAATTTGAAAAAAGAAAAGATGAAATCGGAGTATTAGCAAAAGAATTTAATTCTTTAACTTATAATTTAAAAAGTGTATTTTCATCATTAGAAGAATCATCTACACAAGTTAATGATGCAGCTGGAAATCTTGCAGCTACTGCTGAAGAATCAAGTGCTACGAGTGAAGAATTGAGTGCACAGATCAATACTATTTCAGATAATGTAAAAAATGTTTTACAAAATGTCGAAGATGTCAATGAAAAAGTTAATTTAATATCTGAAAGTGCTGGATTAATTTCTGGTTCAACTATGGAACTTACAAATACATCTACTATAGTTTATGATGCAACAGAAAGTGGATACAAATCGATTGAAAAAATAAAAGAAAAAGTAATAGAGACAAAGAATATTTCAGATAAAAATCTTGAAGAAGTTAAAAATTTAAATGAAAAAACTAATAATATTAAAGATATACTTACTACAATAAATTCAATAACTGAGCAAACTAATTTATTATCTTTAAATGCATCGATAGAAGCAGCAAGAGCAGGAGAAGCAGGAAGAGGATTTGCAGTAGTTGCCGATGAAATAAGAAAATTAGCGGAAGAATCTAAAAAATCTACAGATAAGATAGAAAAAATACTGGATGAAATAAAGAAAAATTCTGGAAGAGTTAATGATCAAACTGTTAAATCTGCCGTTGGAATAAAGGAAATTACAAATGAAATAGAAGTTGTATCTCAAGAGATAATAGATATAAAAGAAAAAATACAGATGATAAGTGCTGGAATAGCGAATTTAAATTCAAGTTCTACAGAGCAAACTCATTCTACCGATTCTATAAAAACATCTATGTCAGATATATTGAATATGATGGAAGATATTACACAACAAGTTGAAAATGGTGATGATGCTGTTAGAAATCAAGCTGAAGGAGCACAAATGATAAGTGCAAGTTCAGAGGAACTTTCAGCTCTTGCAGAAAACTTAAAAACTGAAGTAAAAAGTTTTAAATTTTAATTGATATGGTATAATATATTTGAATTAAATAATGGGGCCATTCGCTATTTAAATAGCGAATGGCTTTTTTTAATTTGGAGGGGTATTTTGTCAAAAAAAATTTCTGTAATAGGAGTAATATCTTCATTATCATTTTTGATGATGTTTTTAGAGTTTAATATACCTATTTTTCCGAATTTTTTAAAGTTTGATTTTAGTGATTTACCAGTTTTATTTTTGAGTATAAACATGCCTCTATATGGCTTATTTTCTATATTTATAAGGAATATAATACATGTTTTTTTTAGTTCTAATTTTGGTGTAGGAGAATTTTTGAATTTTTTGATTTCTGGTTTTTTTATAACATTTAGTGGATATTTATTCAAAAAATATAAAACAAATTTTATTTTTATATTTTCCATATTATTATCTTCTTTTTTTGCTATTATTATTAATTATTATATTATGCTTCCAATGTATGATTTGATTTTAAATATAAGTAAAAATGATTTATTATATTATGCCAAAATGTTTAATCCAAATATAGATAATTTATTCAATTATTTTTTGATGTTTATATTTCCTTTTAATTTAATAAAATTTACTTTTGTTTCTTTAATATTTATATTATCAAAAAATAAATTAGGGAGAGTGGTTTTATGAATTTTTCGTTATATAAGAAGATTTTTGATAAGGTTGAAGGTGAAATAAATGAGATGTATAATGCTAAAGAAAGTGCTTTAAGAGCTTTGAGTTTGAAATATGAAACAGATATACCTTCATTAGAAAGAATGTGTTATATAATGGAAGAAGTATTGATGAAAAATAAGTCTGATGCTGTTGTTTATGCGGGATTTCAAAAGAGATCAAGAGCTAAAGCTATTTGGGAAAGATATTTAAAAATAGCAGATAATGTAAAAAAAATCTATCTTTTTGGAGAGCCTGATTTAGAATTAAAAAATCATTCTAATATAGAATTTATAAATATATCTAAAGATGATGAACTTTATAAAGAATGGTTTCTCGTAATAGATAAAAAAATGGGAAAATCTATGATGGTTGCGTATGATTTAGATGGTTTTGGGAAATATTCTGATGAGAAAATGAGAAAATTTAAAGGAGCAAAAACAACAGATCCAAAAGTTGTATCTTTGGCATCAGAATATTTAAATGATTTTTTGAATAAATAAGAAGATCCCTACAAAGAGTATATATCTTTGTAGGGATTATTTTAATATTTAAAAAATTTTTGGAATCCAACTAAAGTTTTTAAAAGTAAAAATAAAATAATTGCAAAAAAAGCTATTGAGATAATTACAAATCCTTTGAATATCATAAACATAATACTAAATACTACAAGAGTTATACCTATAGTAAACATATTTCCACCTAAATAATTTACTAATCCTTCGGCATCTACCATGGCATTTGGATCGAATTTATTTATAAATTTGTCTCTTAAAGTATATTTCATCATGTATCCATACAATGCTATGATTAAACCAACTATCATTATAACGAAATAAACTATCATATTTTTCCTCCTTATGATTATATATTTTTGAAATCATTCTGTTATAATTATAATACAAACTTTACTAAAGGGGGAAAATAAATTGAAATTTAAAGATTTTAAGTACGAAAGACCAGATATAGATAGTATAAAAGAATATTCTGTAGATTTATTTGAAAAACTAAAAAAAGCTAAGAGTTTTGAAGAATTTGATGATTATTATAGAAATTTTATAAAAAAAGAAAAAAATTTATTAACTATGGAAAGTATTGCAAGTATAAGATATACTATAGATACTGAAGATGAATTTTATAATTCAGAAAAAGATTATTTTGATGAAAATTCTCCTAAAATTCAACAAATAGAGAATGAACTCCAAAAAATAATTTTAAATTCAAATTTTAAAGAAGAATTTAAAGAAAAATATGGAGAACATGTTTTAAATCTTGCAGAAGTTGGTTTGAAAACTTTTAATGAAGATATAATCGAAGAATTAAAAGAAGAAAATAAATTAAACAGTAAATATGTTAAACTTCTTGGATCAGTTAAAGTTAATTTTGAAGGTCAAGAAAGAAATTTATCTCAAATGAGACCTTTCATGCTCGTACCAGATAGAAGTAAAAGAAAAGAAGCCATGAAAACTATTTTTGGATGGTTTGATGAACATCAAAATGAATTTGATGATATATATGATCAACTTGTAAAAGTTAGAGATAAAATGGCTAAAAAACTTGGTTATGATAATTTCATTGAACTTGCTTATTATAGATTATCCAGAACAGATTATAATGCCGAAGATGTTGCAAATTATAGAAAACAAGTTGAAGAATTTGTTGTTCCAGTTGCAAGTGAATTAAGAAAAAGACAAAAAGAAAGAATAAATTTAGATAAATTATATTATTATGATGAAGACTATAGTTTTGAAGGTGGGAATCCAAAACCAGAAGGTAGTACCGAAGAAAAAGTAAATAAAGCTCAAAAGATGTATAAGGAACTTTCAAAAGAGACAGAAGAATTTTTTAATTTCATGGTAGAAAATGAATTAATGGATCTTGATTCAAAAAAAGGTAAAACTCCTGGTGGATACTGTACCTTTATATTTGACTATGATTCACCATTCATATTTTCTAATTTTAATGGAACTTCAGGAGATGTCGATGTATTAACTCATGAAGCTGGACATGCTTTTCAATCTTATCAATCAAGACATATAGAATTACCAGAACTTCTTTTTCCTACACTTGAATCAGCAGAAATACATTCTATGAGTATGGAATTTATAACTTATCCATGGTGGGATCTTTTTTATGGTGAACAAACAGAAAAAGCTAAATTTATGCATCTTTCAGAAGCTTTGTTGTTTATTCCATATGGAGTATCTGTTGATGAATTTCAGCATTGGGTTTATGAAAATCCAGAGGCAACTCCAGAAAGTAGAAGGAAAAAATGGTCAGAAATAGAAAAAAAATATTTGCCTGAAAGAGATTATGATGGGGTTGATTATCTTGTAAATGGAGGATTTTGGCAAAAACAGTCACATATTTATGAATCTCCATTTTATTATATAGATTATACATTGGCACAGATATGTGCATTTCAATTTTTTAAAAAATTTAATGAAGACAGAAAAATAGCTTGGGAAGATTATTTGAGGTTATGTAAAGCTGGAGGTTCAAAACCTTTTACAGGTCTTATCAATATTGCGAATTTAAAAAATCCTTTTAAAGATGGTTCTTTAAAAGAAACTATAGATTTTGTAGAAAGTTATTTAAATAAAATAAATGATAAAACTTTATAAAAAAGCCGGATTTAAATCCGGCTTTTATATTTTAAAATTTAGATAATCTTCTTTAAATATAGTTCTTCTACTATGACAATAAGGTGCTTTACCCGTTTTTTCATAATATTTTTGATGATAATCTTCTGCGCTATAAAAATTTTTAACTTTTTCTATTTGTGTAGACACTTCTAAATTTCTATCTTTTAGTTCCTTAACTATTTTTTCAGCGGTCTTTTTTTGTTCTTCATTTACAAAAAATATAAAACTTTTATATTGATCACCAATATCAGGTCCTTGACCATCTTTTTGTGAAAAGTCATGTATTTCGAAAAAATATTTTAAAAGTTTTTCATAGCTTATTATATTTGGATTATAAACTATTTGAACAGTTTCAACATGGCCTGTTTTATTAGAACATACCTGTTCATAAGAAGGATTTTTTAAAAAACCACCACTATAACCAGAGATGGCATCTATTACTCCAGATAATTTTGAAAACATATATTCTACACCCCAAAAACAACCAGCTGCAAAGTATGCTGTCATTTTTTCTAAAGAAGATGTTTGAGGTATAAAGTCCATAGAAATAGAGTTTACACAATGGCGTATATTTTTTTCTGTAAAATTTTCTCCTTCAAAAACATGTCCTAAATGTCCTCCACAGTGTGAACATAATATTTCTGTTCTGATTCCATCAGCATCGGTATTTTTTCTTATAGAGCCGGGAATTTCATCATCAAAACTTGGCCAGCCACAATTAGATTTGAATTTTGAATTAGATCTGTATAAAGGAATACCACATTGTTTACATATATAAGTTCCTTCTTCAAAAAAATCGTCATATTTTCCAGTATAAGGTCTTTCTGTATGTTTATTTATTATTACTTTGAACTCTTCTGGAGTTAATTTTTTATATTTATCACACATTTTATTCCCCCCTTTTCTTATCCCATTAATTATATCAAAAAAAAATAAATACAAATAATGAAAAAAATTTCATATATAAGAAATTTTTTTCATTATTTGACTATATATAAACTTATTTAGCTATAAAAAAGTTTTAAAGTATCAAAAAAAAAGAGTAAAATTAATTTGTTGTATTTACTGAATTGGGGGGATTAAAATGGAGCTTTTAAAAGAAATCAATGATTGCATTTTGGGTTATCAAAAAGATGTTCATAATCCAGACATATCTGTAATTGATATTATAAAAAAATATTTTTACATAGAAATAAATGATTATGAACTCAAAGATTTTATAAAATGGTTTTCTTCAGATAGGTTTAGAGGAAATCCAAAAATAAAAAATGTTAATATATCAAATATAAAAATAAAAGAAAAAGGTTTATTCAGCCCAAACTTTATAGATTTGGAAGCAGAAGCTTATTTAAGTTATGAGTTGTTTAAAGAAAGTTGTGGCTGGATTAAAGTTAAAGGAAAAACGAATATTATAAAAATTAAAAATAAATGGTATTATTCGAGTATATATAAAAATAAATGTGAAAGTATTTCTTATCCTGTAAATTATGGTTTTTTTGGGAGAGAATTTGATTAATAAAAAGCAATCTTTAAAGATTGCTTTTTATTTTATTAATTTTTTTGTATAATTTAGTATAAGTTATTTTTTGGAGGAGTTTGAATGAATGAAAAAATAATACCTGATTTGAAAAAATTTAATACTTCTATATTAAAGCAAAGAAATATCAGATTTAAAAATCTTCTTTATTTAGGAATTTTTTCAAGTTTTATACAAATAATTATTTACTTTTTATATGAAAGTACTATCAAAATTTTGTATGCAAATTTGATATTCTTATTTTTAAATTTATTTTTGATATTATTCATAAAAAATAAAAAAAATTTTAAAATAATAAATTGGTATACATTATGCTATTTTATATGGGCAGTTTTTCCAATAATGAATTTAAATCATAATTTTTATCTTGCAAATTATATTATAAGTGTATTATATATATCTTCTTATATGCTGCTAAGTGGATCTTTGATAATATCTTCAAATATCTTAAATTTCCTTTTGTTTTTATTTTTTAATAATTATAATATAAATTTTAATCGGGAAAGAAATGAAATATTGATAATCATCTTTATAGTCGGAATTATTTCTTTTATTTTAAACAGTCTTTTTAAAAATTATTTTAAAGATTTTTTTATAAATAATTATAAATTAAAAGAGAATAAAGAAAAACTCGAAAATTATAGAAATACTCTTGAAAATGTCGTAAAAAATAAAACTAAAGAAATTGAGTCAACTAATAAAACTCTTAATGAATACTCAGAAAAAATTTCCAATACAAATCTTGAACTTGAAAAATCATATATAGAATTATATAAGATGAATAAACAGCTTGAAAGTATAAATAAAATAACTTCTAAACTTGGAGATATGAATATTTTAAATGATGAATCTCTATATTTAAAAGAAATAATAAAAGCTATGATAGGAGTTTTTCCAGAAATAGAGTCTGCAATAGCTATAAAAATTAATGATGAAGAAATCAATTTTATTGAAAGTGGAAATTTTAATATTGACAAGATAAAAAATAAAAAAATGAAAATAAAAAATAAAATGTTTATAAAAATACTTGAAGATATAGCTATTTTTGGATATTTTTATAGAATTATAATAGAGGATATTTTTGATAAAAATGATAAAAAAGATGTATATAAATTATTCGAAAATATTGAAAAAACTATGGTATTAAAATTTCATATAAATGAAGAAAATATAACTTTGATAGTATTAAATATAAAAAACAACATTCCAGATATATTTAATGAAGAATATATGAAAGTATTAAAATCTTTTTATAATATAATAAAAATGTTTTATTATATTATAGATAATAATGAAATGCGAAAAAAATATGAAGAAAATCTTAGAAAATCAAAATTAAAAGCTGAACTTGCCAATCAAACAAAATCTTTATTTGTTGCGAATATGAATCATGAGATAAGAACACCAGTAAATACAATATTTATAGTCAATGATCTTTTAAGAAAGATGAATATTAATGATGAAATAGAAAGACTTGTCAATATGTCTAGAAATGCATCTAAAAATCTTTTAAATATAATAGATAAAATGCTTGATTTTTCAAAAATAGAACAAGGTACTATAAAGCTTATAGAAAAGCCATTTTTATTAAAAGAAATAATAGAAAATATAATAAAAGAATATAAAATAAAACAAAATAGATATGTAAAATTTATTCCAGATGTTAAAATTGAAGATTTTGATATAAAGGTTATAGGTGATTACACAAAATTAAGCCAAATCATTCAAAATATTTTAAATAATGCTTTTAAATTTACAGAAGAAGGATTTGTAAAGTTGAGTATAAAACTCGATAGATTTAATACATTGAAGAACTTTCAAAGAATAATTTTTATAATCGAAGATACTGGAATTGGTATAGATGAAAATGAACAAAGTAAAGTTTTTGAACCTTTTTATCAAGGTAAAAGAAAATCACATAATGAAAGCGGTGGAACAGGTTTAGGATTAGCCATTTCAAAAGAAATAATAAATCTTATGGGAGGAGAAATTATATATATTTCAAAAGAAGATAGGGGAAGTATATTTAAATTTTCTGTATTATTAAAAAATAATGTGAATGAAGAAATACTTAAAAGTCCAAAAAATAAGGAAAATGTAGAAGGAATTAAAGTTTTATTAGCTGAAGATAATTCTGTGAACAGAGAGATTCAAAAAATGCAACTTGAAAGTCTTGGATTTAAGGTAGATACAGTTAAAAATGGGGTAGAAGTTTTAGATAGAATAAAAAAACATAATTTTGATATAATATTAATGGATATTTCTATGCCTGAATTAGATGGATATGAGACTACTGTTAAAATAAGAGAAATCGAAAAAGGTACAGATAAACATCTACCAATAATAGCATTAACAGCTTTTTCTAATAGCAATAATTTTAAAAAGTGTATAGAAATGGGAATGGATGATTATATACCTAAACCTTTAAATGAAGAAGATTTAATAGAAAAAGTTGGAATAAATGTCAAGAAAAAGAAAAGAGATATTAATAATCAGAAAATAAAAAAAATGTTTATAAAAGATCTTGAAGAAAAAATTGAAATTTTAAAAACTTTAGATCCAAAAAAAGATTATTTAAAAATTGCAGATATTGCACATCAAATAAAAAATCCTTTTAAATATTTAAAATTTAATCAAGCAAGTGATACATGTAAAAAACTTGAAGATCTTGCAAGAAACAAAGAACTTAATGATTTAAGTCCTTTTTTAAAAAAGATAGAAGATTATAAAGAGAAATTATGATTTGAGGGGGAATAAAATTGAGTAATGAATTGGAAAAACTTTTTTTTGAACTTTCTTCTGAATTAGTGCCCAATGTTATAAAAGGAATGATAGCCTTAAAAAATGAAGATGAATATGTTGAAATAAAAAGCTATGATGGTATAAAAAATTCTATAAATTATGAATTATCTGGAATTTCTTTTGAAATAAGTACTTTAGAAAAAAACTTTGAAGAATATGATGATTTTTATATAAAAGAAATAGATGTTGAAAAGTTTAAATATCAATATTGGTGGGCGTTTCATGACATAAAAGCTGAAAAAGTTTATATATACATAAAAAAAATATATAAACCTCTTATAAATGAAAGAGAAGAAATGGCTATAATGGTTTATTTGTTTTTTGAAGATATATCAGATATTATGAATCAAAGTATAGAGAGAGTTTTCATAGAACTTACAGACTATATATATCAATATCATAAAACATTCACAAAAAAAGATTTGATAGAAAAATTTCTAAATAATTTTATAAGACTTACAAAAATTTCAGATTCTGATATATATAATCATTCATTGAGGGTTGCAGATATTGCCACCATAATTTCTAAAGCTATGCCATTAAACCAAGAACAAACAAATTTAATAAGAAATGCTGCCATAATTCATGATATTGGAAAATTATGGCAAAAAACAGGAATGCTTGAAAATAATATAGAAAAAACGGAAAATGAAACCAATAAAATGTATCTTGAGAAATTAGAAGAAATATTTTTAGGAAATAATTTTATGAATAATATAGTGAAAATTGCAAAATTAATATATGAAAGAGAAAATGGAACCGGACCATATGGACTAAGAGGACCTGAAATACCTATAGAGGCTAAAATTCTTTCTGTTTCTAATGCATTTGATTCTACAATGTCAAAGATTGATAAACCAAACCCTTTACAGTATTCTTTAAGCAATTTAAAATATATGGTAGAAAGTAATTTATTATCAGAAAGAGTTGTTGAAGTTGCGACTAAAATATTACCTACATTTTATGGTGGAATAAGAAATCTTGATATATTTTCTTCAATGGGTTATGGAAGAGAAGTATATATTCAAGATAAGTATGAAAAAGAAAAACTTCATAAAGCTCTTATAAATAGTTCTATGGGTAATATATTAAATATTAAATTTGTTGAAAAAGATTTAGATTTAAAGACTGGAACTGAGATTGAATTCGTTTTAGACATTGGTGGAATAGTAGAGGATTATAATGCAAAAATAATATCTAAATCTAAAGAAAATTATACAATTTTGATAGAAAGTAAATCTTCAAAAAATTCAAAGCTTGTTAGAATAGTTTGGTATAAAAATGTAAATATATTTAAAATAGATTCAAAGGTTGATCTAAAAAATCTAAAAATAAATCCAGAAAAATCATATACAGGTGTTATGAGGGTAATCGGAGGAAGCTCTTTGAATTTTTCTTCTGAAAATGAATTTAGGGCTGGACAAATTTTACTTTTGAACTTTGAGTATAAAGGTGAAAATGTAAATATTATAGGAATAATAAAAAGTATAACCTATGAAAAAAGTTTTAATAATTATTTTCTAGAATATTTAGATATGGGTGAAAAACATACAAGTGCCATATATAGGGCAATATTTAAAAGACAAATAGATTTAAGAATGAAAAATAACAGTATTGGAGGGGAAGAAATATGAAAATAAAACCTTTAATTGTAGTAGAAGATTATGATATTGATTATGAAATAATAAAAGAAACGATAGAAGAATCTGGAATAAATAATCCTCTAATAAGATTTAAAAATGGTTTAGAAATAATGAATTATTTAAAAGATGAAAATTTTGAAAAACCTGTAGCAATATTATTAGACCTATATATGCCAGAAATGGATGGATTTGAATTTTTAAAAAGTGCAAAAGAAGAAAAACTTTTAAAAAATATAAAAATTATAGTTCTTACAGCTAAAAATACTGATAAAACAAGAATAGAAAGTTATAAACTTGGAGTTAATGGATATCTTGAAAAACCTTTTGATGTTTTTGATTTTTTACAAATAATCAGAAGTAACAATTATAACTGATATTTATAATAATAAAATTTTTGAAGGAGGGTTTTATATGATATACTTTGAACTTAATAATGGAATTAAAATACCATCTATTGGGTATGGAACTTATAAAGCTGAAGGAAATAAAGTTTTTCAAGGAGTTTTATGGGCTTTAGAAACAGGATATAGAAGTATAGATACTGCATCCTTCTATGGAAATGAAACTGAAATTGGAGATGCAATCATAAAGTCTGGAATATCCAGAAAAGAAATATTTTTAACTTCTAAAGTTTGGAATACACAACAAGGATATGAAAATACCTTAAAAGCTTTTGAAGAGAGTCTTTCAAAATTACAGACTGATTATTTAGATTTATATCTTGTACATTGGCCTGTAAAAGGAAAATTTATAGATACTTGGAAAGCACTTGAAAAATTATATAAAGAAAAAAAGGTTAGAGCTATAGGTGTTTGTAATTTTATGCAACATCATTTAGAAGAATTATTGATTAATTCTGAGATAAAACCAGTTATAAATCAAGTAGAATTTCATCCATATTTAAATCAAGAAGATCTATTGAATTACTGTAAAGAAAATGATATTATTCTTGAAGCATGGAGACCTATAATGAA from Oceanotoga teriensis includes:
- a CDS encoding HD-GYP domain-containing protein, with the protein product MSNELEKLFFELSSELVPNVIKGMIALKNEDEYVEIKSYDGIKNSINYELSGISFEISTLEKNFEEYDDFYIKEIDVEKFKYQYWWAFHDIKAEKVYIYIKKIYKPLINEREEMAIMVYLFFEDISDIMNQSIERVFIELTDYIYQYHKTFTKKDLIEKFLNNFIRLTKISDSDIYNHSLRVADIATIISKAMPLNQEQTNLIRNAAIIHDIGKLWQKTGMLENNIEKTENETNKMYLEKLEEIFLGNNFMNNIVKIAKLIYERENGTGPYGLRGPEIPIEAKILSVSNAFDSTMSKIDKPNPLQYSLSNLKYMVESNLLSERVVEVATKILPTFYGGIRNLDIFSSMGYGREVYIQDKYEKEKLHKALINSSMGNILNIKFVEKDLDLKTGTEIEFVLDIGGIVEDYNAKIISKSKENYTILIESKSSKNSKLVRIVWYKNVNIFKIDSKVDLKNLKINPEKSYTGVMRVIGGSSLNFSSENEFRAGQILLLNFEYKGENVNIIGIIKSITYEKSFNNYFLEYLDMGEKHTSAIYRAIFKRQIDLRMKNNSIGGEEI
- a CDS encoding response regulator; translated protein: MKIKPLIVVEDYDIDYEIIKETIEESGINNPLIRFKNGLEIMNYLKDENFEKPVAILLDLYMPEMDGFEFLKSAKEEKLLKNIKIIVLTAKNTDKTRIESYKLGVNGYLEKPFDVFDFLQIIRSNNYN
- a CDS encoding aldo/keto reductase produces the protein MIYFELNNGIKIPSIGYGTYKAEGNKVFQGVLWALETGYRSIDTASFYGNETEIGDAIIKSGISRKEIFLTSKVWNTQQGYENTLKAFEESLSKLQTDYLDLYLVHWPVKGKFIDTWKALEKLYKEKKVRAIGVCNFMQHHLEELLINSEIKPVINQVEFHPYLNQEDLLNYCKENDIILEAWRPIMKGQVNEIPQIIEISNKYNKTPVQVVLRWQIQKNIITIPKSTTKERIESNFNIFDFELNQEDIKIIDSLNKDERMGPHPDEIDF